A DNA window from Arachis duranensis cultivar V14167 chromosome 3, aradu.V14167.gnm2.J7QH, whole genome shotgun sequence contains the following coding sequences:
- the LOC107477051 gene encoding uncharacterized protein LOC107477051, producing the protein MADVPPPSLSELMRMVAELQQANQRAADENQIMAAQIAELNHARIEHNDARQAEDEEHQSQPTHVLETARNEEQQLEDEKEESEDAVGPFTEEVMNFELLKRFTLPLTLTPYDGFGDPRKFIKKFRSIMIVNGASDTILCRCFPNYLDGPALDWLCALPAGSISRFHQLAKLFEEHFAGSAIYLHDSDYLNTIKQGPNESLKDYMTRFTKIAISIPDLHPEVHLHAIKSGLRPGKFQETIAVAKPKTLAEFREKAKGQIDIEELRQARKSDKSHFSERT; encoded by the coding sequence ATGGCTGACGTACCACCTCCTTCACTGTCCGAACTCATGCGAATGGTAGCTGAGCTGCAACAAGCTAATCAACGAGCGGCTGACGAGAACCAAATAATGGCTGCTCAAATTGCCGAACTAAATCATGCTCGGATTGAACACAACGATGCTCGTCAGGCGGAAGACGAGGAGCATCAGTCCCAACCGACTCATGTTTTAGAAACCGCTCGAAACGAAGAGCAGCAGCTCGAAGACGAGAAAGAAGAGTCTGAGGATGCTGTAGGCCCCTTCACAGAAGAAGTAATGAACTTCGAACTGCTGAAGAGGTTCACTCTGCCGTTGACCCTCACGCCATATGATGGATTCGGAGACCCGAGGAAGTTCATAAAGAAATTCCGATCAATAATGATCGTCAATGGTGCATCAGATACAATTTTATGTCGTTGTTTTCCGAATTATTTAGACGGTCCTGCACTTGATTGGTTGTGTGCTTTGCCTGCAGGTTCCATTTCGCGCTTTCATCAGTTGGCGAAGTTATTTGAAGAACATTTCGCCGGATCTGCAATATACTTGCACGACTCCGATTACCTGAACACTATCAAGCAAGGACCAAACGAAAGCTTAAAGGACTATATGACTCGCTTCACCAAGATCGCAATCAGCATACCAGATCTCCACCCCGAGGTCCATCTGCACGCAATTAAAAGCGGCCTCCGACCCGGGAAGTTCCAGGAGACGATCGCAGTAGCAAAGCCGAAGACTCTAGCAGAATTTAGAGAGAAAGCAAAAGGACAAATTGACATCGAGGAGCTCAGACAAGCTCGGAAATCTGACAAGTCACACTTCAGCGAGAGGACATAA